One Streptomyces sp. B21-105 genomic region harbors:
- a CDS encoding site-specific integrase, which produces MEQAFYSSEGWESWGLEFKPVIPEGMVLVFDDDLRFEDEHGLRTSAIVNRWACELPTNGCPAANSWTSYVGAVRQWSEFGEEHGVGLFDSRERLKALLSAYAVYRSQGPISGRQRFRVTTWNQHMTMLSIFYAWAIENGYTTSLPFTYRQATAVFSGQRREVRRNSARRRQPKPHVTIKYLEDEFADLFHKGLARLQPDGSVERGYRGREMARNAAVGRFVFASGPRKQEFSYLLACEVPKLPSRRSEVPVLIPLPEGITKGSKFRNAWINYDALAELHNYLEFERAAAVQGSTWMPPRRWGEPLVVTEATALGGRVNGTWTTWETLGPPERRRLVAPGGGSMLLSVCGPGRPFTDWNTVFERASDRIRERYEPRFPHVTPHRGRHTFAMQTMAKLVRGYYERAARLVKDGDDDAGLALYLKTTEPLLVLRDLLGHSSVLTTEVYLNRLDTTRIFAELHRRVGETTGLLPASAVREAEAEFDDEDDDSEDI; this is translated from the coding sequence ATGGAACAGGCGTTCTACTCATCAGAGGGCTGGGAAAGTTGGGGCTTGGAGTTCAAGCCGGTCATTCCTGAGGGGATGGTGCTCGTCTTCGATGACGACCTTCGGTTTGAAGACGAGCACGGCTTGCGTACCTCAGCGATCGTGAACCGGTGGGCCTGCGAGCTTCCGACCAACGGATGCCCCGCAGCGAACTCCTGGACATCGTATGTCGGCGCCGTACGCCAGTGGTCGGAGTTCGGAGAAGAACACGGGGTCGGCCTCTTCGACAGTCGTGAGCGGCTCAAGGCCCTGCTGAGCGCCTACGCGGTCTACCGCTCGCAAGGCCCCATCAGCGGCAGGCAGAGGTTCAGGGTCACCACCTGGAACCAGCACATGACCATGCTCAGCATCTTCTACGCCTGGGCGATCGAGAACGGCTACACCACGTCCCTGCCGTTCACCTACCGGCAGGCCACGGCCGTCTTCTCCGGGCAGCGGCGGGAGGTCCGCCGGAACTCCGCGCGGCGCCGCCAGCCGAAGCCCCACGTGACCATCAAGTATCTGGAAGACGAGTTCGCCGACCTGTTCCACAAGGGCCTGGCCCGGCTGCAGCCCGATGGATCGGTGGAACGCGGCTACCGCGGCCGCGAGATGGCCCGCAACGCGGCGGTTGGCCGGTTCGTCTTCGCCTCTGGGCCGCGCAAGCAAGAATTCTCCTACCTTCTGGCCTGCGAGGTACCGAAGTTGCCCAGCCGCCGCAGCGAGGTGCCAGTGCTTATCCCGCTGCCAGAGGGCATCACCAAGGGCAGCAAGTTCCGAAACGCATGGATCAACTACGACGCGCTGGCTGAGCTGCACAACTACCTGGAGTTCGAGCGGGCCGCAGCAGTTCAGGGGTCGACCTGGATGCCGCCGCGGCGCTGGGGCGAACCGCTCGTTGTGACCGAGGCGACGGCCCTGGGCGGCAGGGTCAACGGCACCTGGACCACCTGGGAAACGCTGGGCCCGCCTGAACGCCGTCGGCTTGTCGCGCCCGGCGGTGGGTCGATGCTGCTCTCCGTGTGCGGCCCGGGGCGCCCGTTCACCGACTGGAACACCGTGTTCGAGCGCGCATCGGACCGGATCCGTGAACGCTACGAACCGCGATTCCCTCATGTCACACCCCACCGCGGGCGCCACACCTTCGCCATGCAGACCATGGCCAAGCTGGTACGCGGCTACTACGAGCGGGCCGCACGCCTGGTCAAGGACGGTGATGACGACGCCGGACTGGCGTTGTATCTCAAGACCACCGAGCCGCTGCTGGTCCTGCGCGACCTTCTCGGACACTCCAGTGTCCTGACCACGGAAGTCTATCTCAATCGCCTGGATACGACCCGAATCTTCGCCGAACTGCACCGGCGGGTCGGCGAGACCACCGGGCTCTTGCCAGCGTCGGCCGTCCGCGAGGCCGAAGCGGAGTTCGACGACGAAGACGACGACAGCGAGGACATCTGA
- a CDS encoding nucleotidyltransferase domain-containing protein — MQGIIDRVTRWAAGHTDVVGLLLVGSFARSAARPDSDVDLVMLTRDIAQYADDSWADQLELGDLVRIQRWGVVTERRFVTPSGLEVEINIGSHDWATTNPVDPGTRRVVSDGAVPLHDPEGMLAHLVRVCA; from the coding sequence GTGCAGGGCATCATCGACCGTGTCACCCGCTGGGCCGCCGGGCACACCGACGTCGTCGGCCTGCTTCTGGTTGGCTCGTTCGCGCGCAGCGCCGCCCGGCCCGACTCTGACGTCGACCTTGTCATGCTCACCCGGGACATCGCCCAGTACGCCGACGACTCCTGGGCCGACCAGCTGGAGCTGGGTGACCTGGTGCGAATCCAGCGCTGGGGAGTGGTCACCGAGCGTCGCTTCGTCACTCCTTCCGGACTTGAGGTCGAGATCAACATCGGCTCGCATGACTGGGCGACGACCAATCCCGTGGATCCCGGTACGCGTCGGGTCGTCTCTGACGGCGCTGTGCCTCTACACGATCCGGAGGGCATGCTGGCCCACCTGGTGCGGGTCTGCGCGTAG
- a CDS encoding pentapeptide repeat-containing protein: protein MASASNSEASNRVGDGTLTQSSAIQAAQLGESLRGADLSGMDLSGASFAESMLRGASMVEAALIGTNLRSANLSGAFLAATDLRNADLSMSFLGGAFLGWTLLREADLSGAYLRGADLREANLSGAFLNGADMAGVFLGDATLENADLRRANLDGADLREADLSGAVLQGASMRGTMLAEARWTSETRWPDGEDDAIRRMSREESPGKFVINTDASSRDTIRIQHPPS from the coding sequence ATGGCGTCTGCTAGCAATAGTGAAGCATCCAACAGAGTCGGCGACGGAACGTTGACGCAGTCCAGTGCAATTCAAGCGGCGCAACTTGGAGAGTCACTCAGGGGCGCTGATCTTAGCGGTATGGATCTCAGCGGAGCGAGCTTCGCTGAATCCATGCTACGCGGAGCGAGTATGGTCGAGGCGGCGCTCATCGGTACGAATCTGCGCAGCGCCAATCTATCCGGAGCCTTCCTTGCTGCCACCGATCTGCGCAATGCAGATCTGAGCATGTCTTTTCTGGGCGGCGCCTTTCTGGGTTGGACACTGCTCCGGGAGGCAGACCTGAGTGGCGCATACCTGCGCGGAGCGGACCTGCGCGAGGCGAATCTGAGCGGAGCCTTCCTCAATGGTGCCGATATGGCGGGCGTATTTCTCGGTGACGCCACCTTAGAGAACGCCGATCTGCGGCGCGCGAACCTGGACGGTGCCGACCTGCGAGAGGCGGACCTGAGCGGCGCCGTCCTTCAAGGGGCCAGCATGCGGGGCACGATGCTGGCAGAGGCGAGGTGGACCTCGGAAACCCGATGGCCGGACGGCGAAGATGATGCGATACGGAGGATGTCTCGGGAAGAGTCTCCCGGCAAGTTCGTCATCAATACGGACGCCTCCTCGCGTGACACCATACGGATTCAGCATCCGCCGTCCTAA
- the fxlM gene encoding methyltransferase, FxLD system has product MGYAVDAVDWANGAFPSTDAHLDDPSYGSVRWQHLDIERANLSKLQADGYDLIVLRMVYAFLRDRTRLTRTLGRRLRKNAALVVITPLVATTPAKRRAIALDEDEVAHLMSMWDQAQRFDANGMAVLVLRGLKKPAVQITNTPSLQPTSVAEVHAVVTDAQGRVLLGRSQQGWELPGALAQPGEGFEHTAVRALAEQTGVTAEPADAHVLGVHFDAPEGLARTSVVVRISAHSEQVQPLKPEEFGHVDWRPLHTLRRLDRLSATSARALDLIWPGVLPYVPSAHMYPIDNTCPPVPGESPEAVERRERMADRVIAGGWAPSLPVQQALRAVPRHRYTPESPLRTAYHSDLAVVTEHNDLAQATSSVSAAWLQADMAEHLRLAEGMTVFEGGSGGYNAELIAHIVGPAGRVITVDLAPYVVRRTRRLTAEAGSGRVTAVLGSASDGAAEHMPRGGFDASVITYNCWDIAPAWRDQLADGRYLVLPLEVHGYTRAIAFQKHGPVLRATDFQFCGFVRDRGPAARTVPTVDLAEGEPQLQFPDGVPAETTGLDDALAGPRNEVATGVSVAGNESFETLQLFLATTLPGFCRLARNRERDSGITALPKGSDAAAITADGSLAYLTHILVQDGPTPDQRRSEFLAHGFGPSGPALAEQLAAAVRRWDIRERAHGYPELEVHPAGTPDAELPAGHVLGKTHSRLVWTWRSDAADTPALNRRR; this is encoded by the coding sequence ATGGGCTACGCCGTCGATGCCGTGGACTGGGCCAACGGCGCCTTCCCCAGTACCGACGCGCACCTCGACGATCCCTCCTACGGATCCGTCCGCTGGCAGCACCTGGACATCGAGCGTGCCAACCTCTCGAAACTGCAGGCGGACGGCTACGACCTGATCGTCCTGCGGATGGTGTACGCGTTCCTGCGCGACCGCACGCGCCTGACCCGCACTCTGGGCCGGCGGCTGCGCAAGAATGCTGCCCTCGTCGTCATCACACCGCTCGTCGCGACCACCCCAGCCAAACGACGGGCCATCGCCCTCGACGAGGACGAGGTCGCCCACCTGATGAGCATGTGGGACCAGGCACAACGCTTCGACGCGAACGGCATGGCCGTCCTGGTCCTGCGCGGGCTGAAGAAGCCCGCCGTGCAGATCACGAACACACCGTCCCTGCAGCCGACTTCGGTGGCCGAGGTGCACGCCGTGGTCACCGACGCCCAGGGCCGCGTCCTTCTGGGCCGCTCGCAACAGGGATGGGAACTGCCCGGCGCGTTGGCCCAGCCAGGAGAAGGATTTGAGCACACGGCGGTGCGCGCACTGGCCGAGCAGACCGGCGTGACGGCCGAACCGGCCGACGCGCACGTCCTCGGAGTGCACTTCGATGCCCCGGAGGGCCTGGCGCGGACGAGCGTCGTGGTCCGCATCTCGGCTCACAGCGAGCAGGTCCAGCCGCTGAAGCCGGAGGAGTTCGGGCACGTGGACTGGCGACCGCTGCACACCCTGCGCCGTCTGGACCGCCTGTCCGCCACCTCCGCACGGGCTCTGGACCTCATCTGGCCGGGGGTCCTGCCGTACGTGCCCTCCGCGCACATGTATCCGATCGACAACACCTGCCCGCCCGTGCCCGGCGAATCGCCAGAGGCGGTCGAGCGGCGCGAGCGCATGGCTGACCGGGTCATCGCCGGTGGCTGGGCCCCCTCCCTGCCGGTCCAGCAGGCGTTGCGTGCGGTGCCGCGCCACCGCTACACCCCCGAGAGCCCGCTGCGGACCGCCTACCACAGCGACTTGGCCGTGGTCACCGAGCACAACGACCTCGCCCAGGCGACCAGTTCCGTGTCCGCGGCCTGGCTCCAGGCCGACATGGCCGAGCACCTGCGTCTGGCTGAGGGGATGACAGTTTTTGAGGGCGGCTCGGGCGGCTACAACGCCGAGCTGATTGCGCACATTGTCGGCCCGGCCGGGCGCGTAATCACCGTCGACCTCGCCCCGTATGTCGTGCGCCGCACGCGGCGGCTGACCGCCGAGGCCGGCAGCGGTCGCGTCACCGCAGTGCTCGGCTCTGCCAGCGACGGCGCAGCCGAGCACATGCCCCGCGGCGGCTTCGACGCCTCGGTGATCACCTACAACTGCTGGGACATCGCCCCCGCTTGGCGCGACCAGCTCGCCGACGGCCGCTATCTCGTGCTCCCGCTGGAAGTCCACGGCTACACCCGCGCCATCGCCTTCCAAAAGCACGGCCCGGTGCTACGTGCCACGGACTTCCAATTCTGCGGGTTCGTCCGCGACCGCGGGCCCGCCGCCCGCACGGTCCCCACCGTCGACCTCGCCGAGGGCGAACCGCAACTGCAGTTTCCCGACGGCGTACCCGCCGAGACCACCGGTCTGGACGATGCCCTGGCGGGCCCGCGCAACGAAGTGGCCACGGGCGTGAGCGTGGCCGGCAACGAGTCGTTCGAAACTCTGCAGCTCTTCCTCGCCACCACGCTGCCCGGCTTCTGCCGCCTCGCCCGCAACCGTGAAAGGGACAGCGGCATCACCGCACTGCCCAAGGGCTCGGACGCAGCCGCGATCACAGCCGACGGCTCCCTCGCCTACCTGACCCACATCCTCGTCCAGGACGGCCCCACACCCGATCAGCGCCGCTCGGAGTTCCTGGCCCACGGCTTCGGTCCATCCGGGCCCGCTCTTGCCGAACAGCTCGCGGCCGCCGTACGCCGCTGGGACATCCGAGAACGAGCGCACGGATACCCCGAGTTGGAAGTGCATCCTGCCGGAACCCCGGACGCCGAGCTGCCCGCAGGCCACGTGCTGGGCAAGACCCACAGCCGGCTCGTGTGGACGTGGCGCTCCGACGCCGCCGACACCCCGGCCCTGAACCGGAGAAGGTGA
- a CDS encoding class I SAM-dependent methyltransferase: MSVEASPNPETWTAYGQFQLDRSYMPPLPEQLRWGFWDGVGPGDDVLGPLAGKRVLDIGSGAGHYAVHLAQAHGAVVDAVELSPTQHQRATGHFGDVPGVRFLNADVIEHLQQAQPYDAAYGICTLAGIDPHIALPALRDGLLPGAPLVFSTLHTNWHGHGPSATVAPREETVGLKGMEPLPLQTWVLTAQVWEDLLTDYGFTVEAITQLRAPEPDNPVICQLIQARRRTLLPTQITSRPRTHRPPAPHAAIGVGAIVLSDRGLLLGRHQRGTLELTGVRAGSLRG; encoded by the coding sequence ATGTCCGTCGAGGCGTCCCCCAACCCCGAGACCTGGACTGCCTACGGCCAGTTTCAGCTCGACCGGTCCTACATGCCGCCCCTACCCGAACAGCTGCGCTGGGGCTTCTGGGACGGTGTCGGCCCCGGAGACGACGTGCTCGGCCCACTGGCCGGAAAGCGAGTCCTGGACATCGGATCCGGAGCCGGCCACTACGCCGTCCACCTCGCCCAGGCCCACGGCGCAGTCGTCGATGCGGTCGAACTCTCGCCCACCCAACATCAACGCGCCACCGGACACTTCGGCGACGTACCCGGCGTCCGTTTCCTGAACGCGGACGTGATCGAGCACCTTCAGCAGGCGCAGCCGTACGACGCGGCGTACGGCATCTGCACGCTCGCCGGAATCGACCCGCACATCGCACTGCCCGCTCTGCGCGACGGATTGCTCCCCGGCGCCCCACTCGTCTTCTCCACGCTGCACACCAACTGGCACGGCCACGGTCCCTCCGCCACCGTGGCCCCGCGCGAGGAGACGGTCGGCCTCAAGGGAATGGAGCCGCTACCGCTGCAGACCTGGGTACTGACCGCACAGGTGTGGGAAGACCTCCTGACGGACTACGGATTCACGGTGGAGGCCATCACTCAGCTCCGTGCGCCCGAGCCGGACAACCCCGTGATCTGCCAGCTCATCCAAGCCCGGCGCAGAACCCTCCTCCCCACGCAGATCACCAGCCGCCCCCGCACGCATCGCCCGCCCGCCCCGCACGCGGCGATCGGCGTGGGCGCCATTGTCCTCAGCGACCGCGGTCTGCTCCTGGGCCGCCACCAACGCGGCACCCTTGAGCTAACTGGAGTACGGGCGGGTTCCCTGAGGGGCTGA
- a CDS encoding ABC transporter permease: MTRASHGDLSRQRASTVQWKVARVTALGEVFQSGRLVGTAVRLTIQVLLTTSLWRALYAETESSAGLDRDQAVTFAVLAALSLQIRGMDRSAARDTLIQHMYDGTVLYWYLRPLPARHYYCIRAVGDQLYGALWTLIGYTACLVSGIVAPPVSGSVAALFAVSLLFGQITVYYLFLLADLICFWTMLNNSAVLILRFIQNLLSGVFAPLWFFPGWFIDVSSFLPFQGTLNTPLSIYVGRIPVGTALREIATQLVWCLLLAGISRKIWSQASKRVTVQGG, translated from the coding sequence ATGACACGTGCGAGTCACGGGGACCTTTCACGGCAACGCGCCTCGACCGTCCAGTGGAAGGTCGCACGAGTCACGGCCCTGGGGGAAGTTTTCCAGTCCGGTCGGCTGGTGGGTACGGCGGTCAGGCTGACCATACAGGTCCTGCTGACGACCAGCCTGTGGCGAGCGCTCTACGCAGAGACGGAGTCGAGCGCCGGACTTGACCGCGACCAGGCCGTCACCTTTGCGGTGCTGGCGGCTCTGTCCCTGCAAATACGGGGCATGGACCGGTCCGCTGCGCGCGACACGCTCATTCAGCACATGTACGACGGCACCGTGCTTTATTGGTATCTGCGGCCGCTGCCGGCACGGCACTACTACTGCATCCGAGCAGTCGGAGATCAATTGTACGGCGCACTCTGGACACTGATCGGATATACCGCCTGCTTGGTATCAGGAATCGTCGCCCCCCCGGTTTCCGGATCAGTAGCAGCACTTTTTGCCGTCAGTCTGCTGTTCGGGCAGATCACCGTCTACTACCTGTTCCTCCTGGCTGACCTGATCTGCTTTTGGACCATGCTGAATAATTCCGCAGTCCTCATTCTTCGCTTCATCCAGAACCTACTTTCGGGCGTTTTCGCCCCCTTGTGGTTCTTCCCGGGGTGGTTCATCGATGTCAGCTCATTTCTTCCGTTTCAGGGAACTCTCAATACGCCTCTTTCGATATATGTGGGCCGCATCCCCGTGGGCACCGCCCTGCGTGAGATCGCCACCCAGTTGGTGTGGTGTCTTCTGCTTGCTGGAATTTCACGGAAAATATGGAGCCAAGCTTCCAAGCGCGTAACGGTGCAGGGAGGATGA
- a CDS encoding NUDIX domain-containing protein: MSDPVPDPVEPQHRLGLYERYYAQVESGRKTIEVRVRTPRITGVAVGDVLVFHGEESGRELDVRASRITPYASFAELLAAEDVARIDPDSTRAEQLVNLRRIYPPEREALGPLAIEFDHRPALAGQPMSLSAEAYVQTVPHHTVYGCFYVRDDHDRPVQLRSVYGGRPWQFPGGNTDAGEDPLETARRETAEETGLHLGQGQLRLLLTHYLHPGPRWPMGKIGFIFDGGTLTAEQLRQIRLDPAEHDPWAIHGLDEWRRLMGKEAFARLEAVERARAGSGPQYLVTGPA, from the coding sequence ATGAGTGATCCGGTACCCGACCCGGTCGAGCCGCAGCACCGGCTGGGCCTGTACGAGCGTTACTACGCCCAGGTGGAATCCGGCCGCAAGACCATCGAAGTCCGGGTGCGCACGCCCCGGATAACAGGCGTCGCGGTCGGCGACGTGCTTGTGTTCCACGGCGAAGAGTCGGGGCGCGAACTCGACGTGAGGGCCTCCCGGATCACGCCGTACGCCTCGTTCGCCGAGCTGCTCGCCGCCGAGGACGTCGCCCGCATCGACCCTGACAGCACTCGCGCGGAGCAGCTCGTCAACCTGCGCCGTATCTACCCGCCGGAGAGGGAGGCGCTGGGGCCGCTCGCGATCGAGTTCGACCACCGGCCGGCACTCGCGGGGCAGCCCATGTCCCTGTCTGCCGAGGCGTACGTCCAGACCGTTCCGCACCACACGGTGTACGGCTGCTTCTACGTACGCGACGACCACGATCGGCCCGTCCAGTTGCGTTCGGTGTACGGCGGTCGACCCTGGCAGTTTCCCGGCGGGAACACGGATGCCGGCGAGGATCCCCTGGAGACCGCGCGCCGCGAGACGGCCGAGGAAACCGGGCTCCACCTCGGCCAGGGCCAGCTCCGTCTGCTGCTGACGCACTACCTCCACCCCGGGCCCCGCTGGCCCATGGGCAAGATCGGCTTCATCTTCGACGGCGGCACCCTCACCGCTGAACAGCTGCGGCAGATTCGCCTCGATCCGGCCGAGCACGACCCCTGGGCGATCCACGGCCTCGACGAGTGGCGACGCCTGATGGGCAAGGAGGCGTTCGCCCGCCTGGAGGCCGTCGAACGGGCTCGCGCCGGTAGCGGCCCGCAGTACCTCGTCACCGGTCCCGCCTGA
- a CDS encoding site-specific integrase, with product MSRITTTALAQGRHHASPLADVDICQAVGLAVRPGGIRPLVGQLIWDFADLEDLPAHLQPAQARLDFTSIHSPKWRTLAQEYMFARMAPGHEAVRHLPSAFRIPLHFDTCRNRLAELMRWFHWLTERGVTSLEDVTQQHCGGFYESRRHTRGRHRGPLRPSGQSTRMAAAQVVQEPAFYSDLFTTDRFAEGFVPWAGRSPYEVAGCKRAGENIAQPLRDEALRPWLAAALYIVQTLGPHMLKLIHTVRQYDDGAPWKSEGTQLERLEAAIRTHLDQGVPLEPVGAKEYAARTDEGWSAEDPLLAVNVLSIAREAGITSFAYQYLPPLRPLLEQTLAAVGLRPRWAWNAAQVDRADGTGTVPWTEGFATAEEAGHMVERVRTACQVVVALLTGIRNSELAAMPLDACVPPQDLGAGRLRYRLRTKLIKGQEKLGGVWEEWVTVAPAYDAVALAVQLVDPRRPTKHVFGRTAMANRCAKLRRWVNGPEGQRLGLEQIPEDKINMRITRRTLAVALAHRPGGLLAAKIHLKHVSIVTTEGYAASPGGSQAKFMAEVSAEEQARNKNLTLAAFRDYQNGIRPAGPGARDLVDHFKSVDEEILAMQASSPGTRPGDEEVIQLLARRAKTLHLGIANYCWFADPSRALCLLLAGTPKADKPLVGMCDSARCPQATHHSSHRPVWASSAENKKVFIGKIGRGQKDEKARLQKELDRDLRVLAEIDAATGTAA from the coding sequence ATGAGCCGCATCACAACCACCGCCCTGGCCCAGGGGCGCCATCACGCCAGTCCGCTGGCGGACGTCGACATCTGCCAGGCCGTGGGTCTGGCGGTTCGTCCGGGCGGGATCCGGCCGCTGGTCGGCCAGTTGATCTGGGACTTCGCCGATCTGGAGGACTTGCCCGCCCACCTGCAGCCAGCCCAGGCCCGACTGGACTTCACCAGTATCCACAGCCCGAAGTGGCGGACCCTTGCCCAGGAGTACATGTTCGCGCGCATGGCCCCCGGGCACGAGGCGGTGCGGCACCTGCCCAGCGCGTTCCGCATCCCGCTCCACTTCGATACATGCAGGAACCGCCTTGCCGAGCTCATGCGGTGGTTCCACTGGCTCACCGAGCGCGGCGTCACTTCCCTGGAGGACGTGACACAGCAGCACTGCGGGGGTTTCTACGAGTCCCGTAGGCATACCCGGGGCAGGCACCGAGGGCCGTTGCGCCCGTCCGGACAGAGCACACGCATGGCCGCGGCCCAGGTCGTGCAGGAACCTGCCTTCTACAGCGACCTGTTCACCACGGACCGCTTCGCCGAAGGGTTCGTCCCATGGGCCGGCCGAAGCCCCTACGAGGTCGCGGGCTGCAAGCGGGCCGGAGAGAACATCGCCCAGCCGCTGCGTGACGAAGCACTGCGGCCCTGGCTGGCCGCCGCCCTGTACATCGTGCAGACACTCGGTCCCCACATGCTCAAACTGATCCATACCGTGCGGCAGTACGACGACGGGGCGCCATGGAAGAGCGAAGGCACCCAACTGGAGCGCCTGGAAGCGGCCATACGCACCCACCTCGACCAGGGCGTCCCCCTGGAGCCGGTCGGCGCCAAGGAGTACGCCGCGCGGACCGACGAGGGCTGGTCCGCCGAAGACCCCCTGCTCGCGGTGAACGTGCTTTCCATCGCCCGGGAAGCGGGGATAACGTCCTTCGCCTACCAGTACCTGCCCCCGCTGCGGCCCCTGCTGGAACAGACCCTGGCAGCGGTGGGACTGCGGCCGAGATGGGCGTGGAACGCCGCCCAGGTGGACCGCGCCGACGGCACTGGAACAGTCCCGTGGACCGAGGGCTTCGCCACGGCCGAAGAAGCGGGCCACATGGTGGAGCGGGTCCGCACCGCCTGCCAGGTCGTCGTCGCCCTGCTCACCGGCATACGCAACAGCGAGCTGGCGGCGATGCCGCTCGACGCGTGCGTGCCCCCGCAGGACCTCGGCGCCGGACGCCTGCGCTACCGCCTGCGGACCAAGCTGATCAAGGGCCAGGAGAAACTGGGCGGAGTGTGGGAAGAGTGGGTCACCGTGGCCCCCGCCTATGACGCAGTTGCCCTCGCCGTGCAACTGGTTGACCCCCGCCGGCCCACCAAGCATGTCTTCGGCCGCACCGCGATGGCCAACCGCTGCGCCAAGCTGCGCCGGTGGGTCAACGGCCCCGAGGGGCAGCGCCTGGGCCTGGAGCAGATTCCTGAGGATAAGATCAATATGCGCATCACCCGCCGCACCCTGGCCGTGGCACTCGCACACCGGCCCGGCGGCCTGCTGGCCGCCAAGATCCACCTCAAGCACGTCTCGATCGTCACGACCGAGGGCTACGCCGCCAGCCCTGGCGGCTCCCAGGCCAAGTTCATGGCGGAGGTCAGCGCGGAGGAGCAGGCCCGCAACAAGAACCTTACCCTGGCGGCGTTTCGCGACTACCAGAACGGGATCCGTCCTGCCGGGCCTGGTGCCCGCGATCTGGTTGACCACTTCAAATCCGTCGATGAGGAGATCCTCGCGATGCAGGCTTCGTCACCCGGTACCCGTCCCGGGGACGAGGAGGTGATCCAACTCCTGGCCCGCCGGGCGAAGACCCTGCACCTGGGAATCGCGAACTACTGCTGGTTCGCAGACCCCTCCAGAGCGCTGTGCCTGCTCCTGGCCGGCACACCGAAAGCGGACAAGCCGCTGGTCGGCATGTGCGACTCGGCCCGCTGCCCGCAGGCCACCCACCACAGCTCACACCGGCCGGTATGGGCCTCCAGCGCGGAGAACAAGAAGGTGTTCATCGGCAAGATCGGACGCGGGCAGAAGGACGAGAAAGCCCGCCTGCAGAAGGAACTCGACCGCGACCTGCGGGTGTTGGCCGAGATCGACGCCGCGACCGGAACGGCAGCATGA
- a CDS encoding ABC transporter permease translates to MTRTVGAIRTLRIILRLTALNLRARMDYRTEFLLSVTVGAMWQIAVLVFATVLLVRFPGMGGWSSGAVLLIAGTRLLSHGLYVLIFGRVAGLTSLVQSGQIDVFLLRPIPVYRQVQLAFFNVNAIGDLLVASALFAWAVERVDVDWSLLSSSYLIGAVIGGMFMEAAIVTTISCAALHAPATAYWSQWVEEIIGTFGNYPLHILPHLVRDALTFGLPVAFIAYFPIAVVSGNRDSVGAPALLVISAPLIGLLAYAASRRLWLASLHHYKGFGN, encoded by the coding sequence GTGACAAGGACCGTCGGCGCCATCCGGACACTACGCATCATTCTCCGTCTCACTGCCCTCAATCTGAGGGCCAGGATGGACTATCGAACTGAATTTCTGCTCAGTGTCACGGTGGGCGCCATGTGGCAGATCGCCGTCCTGGTCTTCGCCACGGTCCTCCTCGTGAGGTTTCCCGGAATGGGAGGCTGGTCAAGCGGAGCAGTTCTGCTGATCGCGGGTACACGCCTGCTGAGTCATGGACTCTACGTCCTGATTTTCGGTAGGGTGGCCGGGTTGACGTCACTTGTGCAGAGCGGCCAGATTGACGTCTTTCTGCTGCGGCCGATACCGGTCTACCGGCAGGTGCAGCTCGCATTCTTCAATGTCAATGCGATCGGTGACTTACTGGTGGCCTCTGCGCTTTTCGCCTGGGCGGTGGAACGTGTCGACGTGGATTGGAGCCTGCTCAGCAGCAGTTATCTGATCGGCGCAGTGATCGGCGGAATGTTTATGGAGGCCGCGATAGTGACGACTATTTCCTGTGCGGCGTTGCACGCTCCAGCCACCGCCTATTGGTCACAGTGGGTAGAAGAGATCATCGGAACATTCGGAAACTATCCGCTGCATATCCTTCCGCACCTTGTCCGTGACGCGTTGACATTCGGTCTCCCCGTCGCCTTTATCGCCTACTTCCCGATTGCCGTCGTCTCAGGTAACCGGGATTCCGTAGGCGCGCCAGCTCTGCTGGTGATTTCGGCCCCTCTGATCGGCCTGCTCGCATACGCGGCGTCTCGCCGACTCTGGTTGGCGAGTCTCCACCACTACAAAGGATTCGGAAACTGA